Sequence from the Strix uralensis isolate ZFMK-TIS-50842 chromosome 1, bStrUra1, whole genome shotgun sequence genome:
GACACTCACAGGAGTGATCTACTCATAAAATGCACAATCAGGTGACACTCATTCCAGGTGACACCATCCACCCAAGCTGGCTGTATTAGAAATGATCCATAAAGAATCCCTTACCTGTCCGGTAGACAAAATTGCCTTCTGTCTCTGATGATGACGGAGACACCAATTCCTCCTCAAATTCATTGGAACTAAATGAACCAGAGTGATTcctttgccttgttttttccATCATAGCTGCATTAGTAGCCATGACATGTCTCAATGAGTCATTTAGGTAACGATTCAGTAAGCTGCTTTTGTATTTGGGGGGTGACACGTAATCCTCATTGGCACTTGTTTCTGGTCTCACTCCTGTTTTTATTACTGAACTTTCAGTTTTAATCACAGTGTGATGAACTGGTTTGTTATATCCCCCTTCATTCATATGATTTCTTGGAGGATTTTCTccatctgaaaacaaaagaacaaagataCAGTAATACATTGAATACCTAATATTTAACAAGAGGCGTTCTCTACTTGTTTTAAATTGCTATATATATAACTAAAACTAGACAGTAACTTTAGACTTAGCATTAGACaatgattttcattttcttctattcACACATTGCTCACAGTAGTTCTCAGGGTTCTCAGATGTTCCAgctatttcaaattaattaacTGTAGAAAACAGTCTGAGTCTAATTTGTTCATGAGCAACACAAGGCAGGTAGAAAAAAACTGAGAAATGCCCTAAATCAAtgataaacatttaaaaatctgtgtgaATAAGCTGAATTCTTATGATCATAACTTGAAACTTGGTTCTTCTTAATACTACAGCATATTTAAGTGTATTTGCTTAAGCTGTACTCTTTTAATTGTCCTGCAACCAATCTTTTAAAGGGAAATACATACAAAGAAtgtgagcacaaactgaaattgGAACAAAGATAACTGAAACTGAGTACAAATTGAAACATATTCTTCTAAAAATTCACAGCTTTCTGATAGTGTTCTGTAGTATTTGTTCCTGTCAATGTATCTCCTTGTCACAACTGACTAAAAAAAGTACCCACAGACATAATTAATACAAatgttctattaaaaaatataGGGTGCTATTTAAAAATTCCTGTATTTGTTAATTTGGACAAGAAAGAGTATTTCAGTGCaccttttaagaaaaacatttgctggcaaaatatataaaacaaataacaGCAATATTCAGTTTACCATATCATAAGCCCCACTGAAGTTAATCAGATTGTCTTGTTAATCAGATTCTTTTGTTAATGATGTTACATTGCTACAGCCCTTCCATCAAGAAAAGTAACAGTCAAGAGATTTCTCATTTCCCTAAACCAACAAATGTAATCgatttttgattttttcctttaatgcagATTGAAGGAATAGGCTTATAGAATCTAATGAACTAACAGTTATCTTTCTAGTAACAATGCTGTGTGAAACAGGCAAATAACATGCAACCAGACTGTCACCCTGATTAACCTACACAGTCCTGCATTGCAAGGCTGCACAGTAGTCGGAAGCTGAAAATGGAACCAAATTCACAAAAAGTAAAGGTGGATCTACTGAGGGCGTTTTGTGAGAAATCAGAGCTAACTTAGGGTATCTGATACTTTCTAAGTAGATTTTAATCAGTTTAAAATTGATAAAAAGAGCATCAACAAACCTTCAGAGCATGAGTCATCACTGCTCACGCTGAGTCGTTCAGCATTTCCTTGAACATACTTGTTGTACAATTTTATTCGTAAAGCCCAGCTAAGATCTGGTTGCCTGACAGTATTCTTCAGGCGACGTCTTGCATTGGCAAACCAGTTTGATACCTGCATACAAATGAATGTATTAGTTTCCCTTGAAAATGATGCAAATAAACAAATCTTACCTGCATGAGCTTTATGTAAGCCCTAAGAAAACTGTAAGCAAGGGAAACATGAACAGGAGTCAGTGAAACTATCATTGAGCAGAGCAGGAACCTCAGACAAGAAGGCAGGTTCAGGCTTCCCACCCTTCTTCACAAGTGTTAGCAAACCCGCATTATGAACAAGGTTTTAATCAAGATGTCCCAAAATACTCATTTAatattcatctttctttttttatttgaaaggcAATGCCCTGAACTTTCAATATGAACCTTCAATATATTACTAACATcctaaattaaaactaaaagctGATGTTCAGTGATTTGCCTTTGACATTTATGTAGGCTACAATAAGGCTGCTGAACACAAAAACCCATTCTGAATTTGGCTACATAAAAGCCCAAATTCTCCCTCGTGCTTTATCAGTAAGTCTGACAGGTAGTGGGTATCAAGAAAGTCTTACACAGAACACAACGTACTTTGAGTCACTGCAGAAATCAACAATTTGCTCTACAGAGCAGCAGCTGTTATGAACTCTTTCTGTTGTAGAAACCCTAAAAACCAGCGAAGATGCAGATTCCTCACAAGGTGACTACTAAACAAGAGACTGGCTTGTCTTCCTTCTCAGCTGCAGAGCAATTTTCTAGAGTTTGACATTGCAAAAAGGATACACGTTAGTACCCTTCTAACATACAGGGTAACCACAAAGTCAGGCTCAAACATAAGGATGTCACAGTGCTTTAGGCACCGGCACCAAAGGAGCAAAAGGGCATGGTACAGTCTTCTGTGCCTACAGTGCTAATCAAATCACCAAATGGGATGCATGTACTTGCAGTGACTTTGCATGAAAGCATACCTGAGGAAATGCTGGCCTTGATTCTACTGTAActcagaaatatataaaataggaAATACTGATACTGACAGAGTGACCTTACCATAACCTTACTACGAGCAAGAGCAGAGGCAAGCTACCTACACTCTAACAATATTTGTTTAATGATAAATCAGGTCTTAAAAATGCTATTTACTCCTTGCAGGAATATGTGTGTTTTGACATGACCTCTGCAAGAAGGAGGCAGAGTAGCATTACTTGCAAAGGAGAATGTAAAGAATGTCGGGAGTCTACAGCCCCACTCACATCTTTGTGTTGTAAAAGTACACACAGAGGAAGCCTACTGCATTCATATTCTGACCTGCAAACGATCTTACCATTTAATTTATGTTAACCTGCAAAGCAAGTTAACACATGGTTTACCAGTACATGCTAGACTACAGCTAGACTGTAGACTTCAGTGTTGGATTTTGGCCCTAGTTTTGTCACCTGTCTACTGTAGCTAAGGTTGTCTACTGTAGCTAATAATTTTTGGCTAATTATTCTGGATCCATAATCTCTTCTAGGGTGattatgagaaaaataaacactatctgcttaaaggaaaaacaaaacttcagttCAGAGTCCCACCCAGAATTTAGCAGTGGCACCTTAAGCCTGTCACTTTAATGTTACTTAAAATCACATTTACATGAACCAGGGTTCCACCAAAAATACAGTGAGCCCTGATGCCAAAGTGCTCAGATGCCAAACACATAACTTTACACACCATGTAGTTTACTATGACAGGTTAGAAGACCAAAACTGAATCTGGCAGAGAAGAGTAAGtaattttcattctcttccaAGGCTACTTGTTTGTATTAATCATATTAACACAGCAATCATTGTAGTAAACCAGAAAGGGTGGGCTGGAATCCATCCACTTTCTAATGCCGTTAACAAACTCACTCTAGGCTGCTCAGCAGAAGCTGCAGTCACCTGGCTGCTGCATGATTTAGTGTAACTCTGAAATCAAGTATGTAATGATAGGGATGGATCAATCCAGGGCCCCACTGAATATTATAGCAGTTACTGCAGCATCTTACAAAACTGACAGCTTTCCAACCTCTCATGAGAAAGATTTCGTTATGCTCCATTTCATTACATATTGAAATATTTCATCAGTGAAGTGCAAtgtacagaaaagaaagacagggCGGTATTAGTGTGACTCATACATAAAAGCAATTAAATTTAGCAGGAGTGATTTTTGCATGGTACTCTCAGTTTATTTTGGGCTCATTCTTCCCATGCCaatgctttgctttctgcatatCAATATGAAAAAATGAGTCATATTTCAAGTCTTTTGCTATGACAGGAGGAAATAGTACTATTTGATCATTATGAAAGAACATGAAGTCAGCATTTACAAGAGAAGCTTTCTGCTAAAGCACAAAGCAACAAACTCACTCCCGAAAACTCTTGTCCCAAATGCAATTACAGCAAGGCCCATTAAAGCTGAAGGTAAGTTAGCCAAATGCACTTAAGAGATTTTTAGGCTAGATCCATGGTGTGATATCTCTGGGTGCTTTCTTGCTTTTGGGCACTGGTGTATACAGCTGGAAAATCCTGATCTCTAAGACAAGAGATTCAACAGCTCTCCCACTTTTCAGTCTTGGACAACCTCCAGGTGTGTGGACTGGAAGAGGCTGCATGGCCACAGGCTGTACCAGGCAGCATGCTCACCCTGAACTCCAGCCACCCCCTGGGTTATTACAGGCTGTTCCTGGCTCCTTTAAAGCCAAGGACAGTTTTGTCACTCATTTCAACCAGCCCCAAATGTTACCTTGTGTATCCATGTGGTCTTTAAAAAAGTTGCATGCCTACTGCTGTAGGTCCCACTCACTACAAGTGCCTGTTTGCACCACACTTAAGCCAttacaaaaagaaacaaccaaagcTGCCAAACGCCATCCATCCTTTACCATGGTCCCAAGTTACACTACTGGAcctccaaaaataataaaaaaacccaaaacaatgaTTTACGTACAAGCCAGTGGGAAAACCTTTGTCTTGGAAACCTCCCAAAGAACTAAAGCATCTTGGAAAAAAGCATGATGAAACTCACTATGCTTGTAAAGTAACAATCATGTAGTTCTTCAAGaagtaaaaagacaaaacccaagGAGAACGGTAATAGATGTGCTTTCCAGCATTCATATTTTACAGCACCTCAGTCATTCCCAAAGAGCATCAGGTACTTATATCAGCATCATGAAATATTAACCCTCTGGCTTTACTTCTGAAGAGACTCTTCAATTTTACTGCTATTTGTTCTACTTCACTGCTTAAGAGAGGCCAAAGTTTAGGAAGGGGAACAGAAATCAATCGATTCTCCTCCTCCAGTAATGCAGATATGCCTTTATGAATCTGAATACTATTAAATCCATACCAGCACATGACCAATATATTAATCCTAGTATTGCAAAAAAATTCTCATCAACAATACAGCCATTCATATTACTTTCTGGAAGGAATATacagccatttttcttttttatttcacaaGAACAtctaaatcaaaatttaaaagaaaataaatcaagcaCTGTGGTaataatacaaatgaaaatgtagCATATTAATAGGACAAATTATTGGATTTTGAATTGGAATCTAATTGGAGTAAAACATAAAATGCCTTTTCAAACTATATTGCTTTCTTGGTTTCCTGCTTTGGCAGTTGGGGAAGCAGAAAGCTTTGGACTGTTGGAGTGAAAGCTGCAATAACATTTGCCTTGAGGACTCCCGAAGACCTTGTTGGCCTGCTCAGGAATAAGTCAGACCAGAATTTGCCCCAGGTTTTGCTACTACTTATTAAGAAACAAGATGATTTATGATTCCTGTGAAATCCTACCTCCTTGAAAGAGTGTGACTTTCCTTCTGCAGTGCTGTCGGACACGCAGCTGGAACAGCTCCCTTGCTGTCCCACTGCACCCAGAAACAGGGGGTTAAGCCAAAGTATTAGTGAGgtagaataaattaatttaaaatcagtcAACTGGGTGATAGCAGaactaatgaaaacaaagttGTTGAAGATTTGACATGCAAATACTGTCTTAATAATAACAGTAGAAAACAGGGATGGATGTTCACCTCCTTGTCTCACAGAATGATCGATCAGTTTTATCTATGCCACAGTCCTGCAAAAGCTCCTTTGGATAGTTGGTACATGCTGGCATAAGGCTTATTAGATGAAAGGAAAGCATGTGGAGAAGAGTTACAGATATATTATCAATACTACTGTGACCAACATCATCTTACAAGGTCGGCATTCAGgtgaaaaaacccccaaccattCATTCCCTAAATGGCACTTTGGCGGAAACTCAAAGGGATTTTCAACAATATCTTTTTCCTTCCCTAGGGCTTCCAATGACAAGGCATCAGCACATGAAGGATGCTGGGAAGAGGCAACAGCTGTCAGCAGACAACAGCCTCCACAGGAGTGGAAAGCTGTGGGGGTAAGTGTACGTTCCCACCAAAAGCAAACACCATGGGACAGCACCGAGAAATGGAAGAAGAGTAGGAAACACAAGACAGGTCAGCAAACGTGAAGGTGTGTAACCCGGAGAAAACATCATACACTGATTCCTGGTTCAACGATGTCTGGTGTTACTAGATTAGAAAAGCAATCACAGGAGACCCTGGTGGATGCTTTTGCAAAGTGCCCCTCCTGGGACAGAAGCAAAGCTTTCCAACAGATACCAAAGCCCAGTCCAGAGCCTGCTCTTGGTTATACCACTCAGCTGAAAGAGCACAGCCTTCGGGGAAGCTATGTCTGATGTACCCAGTGTGGCTGAGATCACAGCCTGGCGCCTTCTCTCTCACTCTCAGAGAACAAGAATTTTGATCTGGATTACAGTCTTGTTCTTTCTGGGCATCCAAAAAGTAGATGTGGGGTGTGTGTTGTTTTGTTCTTCCAGGCTCAGGAATTATTGCTGGTGCCAGACATATGTATTTACCTCTTGTACAGATGCTATCGTATTCCTGGATTAAAAGAGCATTGCACCCAAATGATGGAAGAAACATCTGGGGTTTCTTTTTGATGttgtgcttctgtaaatgaaGATAGACGTACTGGTTTGCACAGCTCTTTCAAATATTGCAGTTCATAGAAAGAACGCTGGTCAAATCCAGCTTCAGTGTAAATCCACTAGTCATGGGGGTCTAAGAGAGATAAACGTAGCCCTCCAGGATATTCTTTAATTTTATCCTACACCTTATGTAGGTCGTAAAACTCTGTGGAGTAGTGGCCGTGGCTCACTTGATGCTTTTATAGAGGTTAACACAACATATCCCCATCAGGATTTATCAAAGCTGCCACGAGAGAAATACTGCAAAAACCCAccagtttttttcccttgtctgttTGTTCTGAGGCATTTGTAAAAGAACAGGAGAACTCATCAAGATGTCATTAATGTGAAAGTCTCCCAACATGTATTCTGGATGTATGTTTTAAATCTCATGTAAAAATACAGGAATATTCCAAAAGCCATCGTCCAATAAACTACTCCTATTGAATTGTGGCATTGGATAGTGTTTAtgtaatcatatttttaaaagtctgagcAAACCtttcatgtatattttttaaaagcaagagaagTTGTTTTAACTATATCTTCCAGTTACAACTGGCATTTTCTGAgacattaatattatttttgtcaAAGCTACAGTGTTTTTTCTAGTGCAATAGTTTCACAGTGAGGTACTGAAGTGTAAAAGTTTCCCATTTTGCCGTTACCAGGATTGAAGTTCATAGCACAGGCTTTTCTGAAGGAGtactcaaaataataataatgctaaaTTACCACCTTCTTTTTCTAATACTTCATGTTATTTTGATATCTTCATGTCCTTTGCAAAGTGACACATAATGGGTTAGGCAGAGCACTGAGGACCCAATCCTGCAAACACATGTGTTTCATTTTATGCACCTAGCAGTAGCTTGCAGTAAGGAAATTAGATTATTCACAATGCATAAATCTTTGCAGCATCCAGACCTGAGATAGCATCACTCAGCAACCGATAGCATTTAACCACATATTTCGATAGAATGCCAGATGGCAAAGAGAACAAAGAAGTAAGATTTATAAACGCTTGCAGCCAACTTTATACCTCTTACTGCAACACAACTGCCAGTCATTTCAGGGGAGTTTTACCTGAGAGCAAACCAATTACTCCCCATGTCTAATTAGACTGTAATGATAATTCCTGCAAGGCTGTGAAGCACAGTCTCTgcatgctgagctgctgcacGCAGTGTGTATGGTAACACTAACGTCTGTGCAACAGGTGATGATTATTATCAGAACAATAGAACTGGTTCCATTCTAGCCcatttttcaaagggaaaaaaagtagctCCCCACAACTTCCTCAGCATTTCCTATTCTGTGCTGAAATCTtccattactcttttttttttacctgaagaTATTTAAAGactaagcaaaaatatttccactgtaCTTATGGATGAGATTAAAGGATGAGGGCATCTTTTCCTAGGAGGGAAAGCACACACCTTTTGCCGTCTGCCTTTAGCACTTCCCCAGCAGGACGGCCCAGATGTGGGAATTCCTGTTTGGGGGATACAGTCCTGCTGGAAGGGCGGCCCtggggagggcggagggaaggaTGCGCACAGGACCCCTGGCCTTGCTGGCTGCACCGATGACCCCGATACCAGCGCTGCCTCCCGCCCAGCTCACAGAGGGGCTTTGGCTGAcgctgcccctgtccctcccGTTCGTGAAACGCCCCAGAGCAGTCGCCGGCGGTGGGGACGGGGGTTCCCTTACCTGCACCAGGGTCATCTGGGAGCCGAGGGCCAGCAGAATCTTCTCGGTCTTGGTGGGGTAGGGGTTGTCGCGGTGCTTGTAGAGCCACTGCTTGAGCGGCCGCGCCATGTCCTGCAGCGCCTGCCGCTTGTGCCGTACCTTGCCGCCGCTCTGCCGCGCCCTGCCGCGGAGAAGGGGCGCTGAGGGCCGCGGGTAGGGCGGCGGGCACCTGcccggccccccctccccgggccccggccctggccccgGCGCCGAGCTGCCCTGCGCGGCCGCCGCTGCGGGTGCGGGAGGCGTGCAGGGATGCAGGGGACCCTGCTCGGGGGGGACCCTGCTCGGTGGGGACCCTGCTcggggggctgccccagccccggggtgcaTCCCTCCCGGGTCTGGCCCTACCCGGGGGGAGCCGAGCCCCGTCCTCGCGGTGTGCGCGGGGACTTTCCACGGCCGCAGCCCTCGCCCCGGGCAGGCTGCTTCGGAGAAGGCGatgccagcagctcccctggccTCCCCGGTTGTGGGGAGCGGACCCCGAGGGGAGAGGGCGCTGGCCGTCATGGTGCGGCGGACCCGGGCG
This genomic interval carries:
- the MKX gene encoding homeobox protein Mohawk, with translation MNTIVFSKLSSQVLFEEDAKERERSGRPYVGVVEGPHHAEVLLPDSPSIKESLSLRNRRTGARQSGGKVRHKRQALQDMARPLKQWLYKHRDNPYPTKTEKILLALGSQMTLVQVSNWFANARRRLKNTVRQPDLSWALRIKLYNKYVQGNAERLSVSSDDSCSEDGENPPRNHMNEGGYNKPVHHTVIKTESSVIKTGVRPETSANEDYVSPPKYKSSLLNRYLNDSLRHVMATNAAMMEKTRQRNHSGSFSSNEFEEELVSPSSSETEGNFVYRTETLENGPNKCESAANRKGTSKDETYWKEINAAMALTNLAQGKDKLQGTTSCIIQKSSHISEVKTVKVPLVQQF